The Catellicoccus marimammalium M35/04/3 region TCGGTTCATACCCGAGAGGTCGGGGGTTCGATTCCCTCCGCCGCGATTGTTGACTCGGACCTTTAGCTCAGTTGGTTAGAGCTGACGGCTCATAACCGTCCGGTCGTAGGTTCGAGTCCTACAAGGTCCATTTATGGAGGATTACCCAAGTCCGGCTGAAGGGAACGGTCTTGAAAACCGTCAGGTGTGTAAAAGCACGCAAGGGTTCGAATCCCTTATCCTCCTTATAACGCATATTAATATCGCGGGATGGAGCAGTCTGGTAGCTCGTCGGGCTCATAACCCGAAGGTCGTAGGTTCAAATCCTGCTCCCGCAATTAAGGTTCCGTGGTGTAGGGGTTAACATGCCTGCCTGTCACGCAGGAGATCGCGGGTTCAAATCCCGTCGGGACCGTTATTTTTATGCGGGTGTAGTTTAGTGGTAAAACTATAGCCTTCCAAGCTATTGTCGCGAGTTCGATTCTCGTCACCCGCTTTTTAAAGAAGGGCCTATAGCTCAGCTGGTTAGAGCGCACGCCTGATAAGCGTGAGGTCGGTGGTTCGAGTCCACTTAGGCCCATTACATGTTAAACATGACGTTGGCCCGTTGGTCAAGCGGTTAAGACACCGCCCTTTCACGGCGGTAACACGGGTTCGAATCCCGTACGGGTCATGTTTATGGAGGATTACCCAAGTCCGGCTGAAGGGAACGGTCTTGAAAACCGTCAGGTGTGTAAAAGCACGCAAGGGTTCGAATCCCTTATCCTCCTTATAAGGACATATTAATATCGCGGGATGGAGCAGTCTGGTAGCTCGTCGGGCTCATAACCCGAAGGTCGTAGGTTCAAATCCTGCTCCCGCAATTAAGGTTCCGTGGTGTAGGGGTTAACATGCCTGCCTGTCACGCAGGAGATCGCGGGTTCAAATCCCGTCGGGACCGTTATGGCGCGGTAGCTCAGTTGGTAGAGCAACGGATTGAAGCTCCGTGTGTCGGCAGTTCGACTCTGTCTCGCGCCATCTTATACATGCGGGTGTAGTTTAGTGGTAAAACTATAGCCTTCCAAGCTATTGTCGCGAGTTCGATTCTCGTCACCCGCTTTTTGAAAAAAGGGCCTATAGCTCAGCTGGTTAGAGCGCACGCCTGATAAGCGTGAGGTCGGTGGTTCGAGTCCACTTAGGCCCATTGACTTGACTGGGGAAGTACTCAAGTGGCTGAAGAGGCGCCCCTGCTAAGGGTGTAGGCCGGGAGACTGGCGCGAGGGTTCAAATCCCTCCTTCTCCGTTCCATATGGCCCGTTGGTCAAGCGGTTAAGACACCGCCCTTTCACGGCGGTAACACGGGTTCGAATCCCGTACGGGTCATCGTTGATCGTTCCAGTTTGGGACGGTCTTTTTTTTATTATCTAAAAAAGTTCGCAAAGTCTTGCGCAACGATAGGGATTATGTCAATATAAAGAATATAAAGATTTTAGATGTGAGTTTATAAAGGAAAATAAGAATCAATAAATTGATTTTAGAGGGTTATAAAATGAAAGAAAATAAAAAGCCAAAGTTAAATAAAAAGCCAATGGATAAAAAGAAGCTTACATTTGTTGTGATTTTTATTTTAATTGTTTTATTAGGTGGAGGATACTGTGTAAAGGCAGTACAGTATAATACACATTATTTCCCAAATACAAGCTTTAATGGAATCGATATTGGAAATAAAACATATAAAGAAGCAATTGAAAAAATAGATCAAAAAACAGAAAATTATACATTGACTTTGCAAATTGACGGTAAAGATTGGAAGAAAGTGAACATTAATGAAATTAATAATAAAGGAGAATGTGAATCTTTCTTAAAACAAAATTTACAAAGTCAAGATATTTTCAATTGGCCAAAAGCATATCGTCATAAAACAAAACTGACATTACCTGATGCGATTGTATCCAATCGTTTAAAAGATAAATTGTCAGAAATTAAGCAAGATATTGTTAATTACAATGTAGATAAAAAATCAGCAACGGATGCCAAAATTCGTTTAGAAGATGGAGAAGTAAAAGTAATTGCTGGAAAACTGGGAACAAAGATTCAGGTTAATAAGGCGATGGATGCAATTCAAAAAGCTTTATACGATCATAAATCTACGTTGAATTTAGATGATTACTTTGTTCAACCTCATGTCACAGGTTCAAGTGATTCTATTGAAGAAATTAAAGAAAAAATTGAAAAAATTCAAAATGAAAAAGTGGAATACATTTTAAATGGAAAAACCGTCGAAATTCCAAACTCTGAAATTAAAAAATGGGTTATTTTAGATGATAATGGACAAGTAGATTTAGATTATGATCAAGTTCATGCTTATGTAACGGAGTTAGCGAAAAAAGATACTCCGACTGGAAAGAATTATAAGTTTAAATCAACAGAAAGTGGTACAGTAAACGTTCCTTTTGATACATATACATGGACAATTAGTCCAGATCAAGAAACTCCAGCATTGATTGCGGATATTTTAAAAGGGAAAGATGTCAAACGTGTACCAATTACGAATGGAGCAGCTAGTCCAAAAGGAAAAATTATTGGCAACTCTTATGTAGAAGTCGATTTAAATAAACAAAAAATGTTTATCTACATAAAAGGGAAAAAAGTAATTGAAACAAATATTGTTTCTGGTGAACCAAAATCACCAACAACTATTGGTGTATTCTATGTATGGAATAAAGAACGTAATGCAATTTTACGTGGTCCAGGATATGCAAGTCCAGTAGCTTATTGGATGCCAATCGATTGGACAGGTATTGGTATTCATGATGCTAATTGGCAACCAGCTTTTGGTGGAAAACTATGGGAACAAGGGTATGGATCTCACGGTTGTGTAAATACTCCACCGGATGTGATGGCTCAAGTTTTTGAAACGGTACCTGTGGGAACACCGGTATTAGTTTTCAAAGGAAATGAAACACCAAAACAACAAGCAAAAGATGCAGAAAAAGCTGCGAAAGGCTTACAATAGAGACAGAGAAAGAAAAAGAAGAGGTTCCTCTTCTTTTTCTTTTTTTTACTATGCTATAATGAAGTGATAATTAAAGAGGAGGAACTTTTTATGAAGTTAATCGTCGGATTAGGAAATATTGGAACAGAATATGAAGGGACAAGACATAACATTGGATTTATGGTCTTGGATGAATTAGCGAAGAAAAAAGGAATTTCTTTCCATTCTGATCGAGCATTTAAAGGAGAAATTGCTAGTTTTTCTGAACAAGGAGAGAAAATTTTACTTTTAAAACCAAGTACTTATATGAATTTATCTGGGGAATCTGTTCGTGCGGTGGTTGATTTTTATAAAATCCCATTAGAAGATATTATGATTGTTCATGATGATTTAGATTTACCTTGTGGTTCTTTACGTTTTCGTGCTTCAGGAAGTGCTGGTGGACATAATGGCTTAAAGAGTATTTTCCAAAACTGCGGCACACAAAAATTTTTACGTTTAAAAATTGGTATTGGTCGTCCACATCCTGGAAAAACAGTGGTCTACCATGTACTACATCCGTTTTCTAAAGAGGAACGAATGGAAATTGAATTTGCGATTCAAAATGGAGTAGAAGCATTACTTTATTGGATTGAGACTTCTGATTTTTCAATGGTCATGAATCGCTTTAATCAAAAGAAGGGAAAAGCATGAGTATTACAAGTTGGCTAGAAACAAAAGCACCATTTTCAAGTTTGCAAGAGGAATTGGCAGAGAAAAAACGAATTTTATTATTAGGGATGGCACCGAGTTTAGAAGGTTGGCATCTTTTTTCACTTGCCAAAAAAGAAAGACGAATGATAATTATTGTTCCACAAGAGGAACGAGTATACCAATTGAAAAATGAATTAGAAAACTGGGGCTTAGAATCTATTTATACCTTTACTGCAAATGATAGTTATTTGATAAATTTAAATCTAAGTGATTTAGAAAAG contains the following coding sequences:
- a CDS encoding L,D-transpeptidase family protein; this encodes MKENKKPKLNKKPMDKKKLTFVVIFILIVLLGGGYCVKAVQYNTHYFPNTSFNGIDIGNKTYKEAIEKIDQKTENYTLTLQIDGKDWKKVNINEINNKGECESFLKQNLQSQDIFNWPKAYRHKTKLTLPDAIVSNRLKDKLSEIKQDIVNYNVDKKSATDAKIRLEDGEVKVIAGKLGTKIQVNKAMDAIQKALYDHKSTLNLDDYFVQPHVTGSSDSIEEIKEKIEKIQNEKVEYILNGKTVEIPNSEIKKWVILDDNGQVDLDYDQVHAYVTELAKKDTPTGKNYKFKSTESGTVNVPFDTYTWTISPDQETPALIADILKGKDVKRVPITNGAASPKGKIIGNSYVEVDLNKQKMFIYIKGKKVIETNIVSGEPKSPTTIGVFYVWNKERNAILRGPGYASPVAYWMPIDWTGIGIHDANWQPAFGGKLWEQGYGSHGCVNTPPDVMAQVFETVPVGTPVLVFKGNETPKQQAKDAEKAAKGLQ
- the pth gene encoding aminoacyl-tRNA hydrolase; amino-acid sequence: MKLIVGLGNIGTEYEGTRHNIGFMVLDELAKKKGISFHSDRAFKGEIASFSEQGEKILLLKPSTYMNLSGESVRAVVDFYKIPLEDIMIVHDDLDLPCGSLRFRASGSAGGHNGLKSIFQNCGTQKFLRLKIGIGRPHPGKTVVYHVLHPFSKEERMEIEFAIQNGVEALLYWIETSDFSMVMNRFNQKKGKA